In a single window of the Anabas testudineus chromosome 17, fAnaTes1.2, whole genome shotgun sequence genome:
- the LOC113171873 gene encoding uncharacterized protein LOC113171873 — MGDCETIWHGRKVNRSVCEVWGKPGAGNQKKVLLDQSPGGFQDPTEFAAVLEAAVDCVNVCLCCLLLLQASGEQVLKPVVSVYPAASRDHLEGKSSLLCVASDMFPPLVQFSWKIQKKKEEDDSWDEPSPAEGEQLELRESGRSASILLLHQPQNSTYKYRCEVKHEGGTVEAQTQQELPAPAASCPPEREPADLAALQQADLVPLDPLQSQYQVKLLCLLYTVLIVKSLVYCCGLSLLRILTDNGASSNYSHDD, encoded by the exons ATGGGAGActgtgagactatctggcatGGCAGGAAGGTGAACAGGTCTGTATGTGAAGtctgggggaaaccaggtgcagGCAATCAG AAGAAAGTTCTACTGGATCAGAGTCCAGGTGGTTTCCAGGATCCCACTGAatttgctgcagtgctggaagctgctgttgactgtgtgaatgtgtgtctgtgctgcttgttgctgcttCAAGCTTCAGGTGAGCAGGTGCTGAAGCCCGTGGTGAGCGTGTacccagcagcatccagagaCCACCTGGAGGGGAAGagctccctgctgtgtgtggcctcagacatgtttcctcctctggtcCAGTTCTCCTGGAAAatccagaagaagaaggaggaggacgaCTCATGGGACGAGCCGAGCCCTGCTGAGGGAGAGCAGCTGGAGCTCCGAGAGTCGGGACGCAGCGCCTCCATCTTGCTGCTCCATCagccacagaacagcacatATAAATACCGCTGTGAGGTGAAGCATGAAGGGGGGACAGTGGAGGCCCAAACACAACAAG agcttccagctccagcagcctcctgtcctccagagagagagccagcagacctggcagctctgcagcaaGCTGACT tggttcCCCTGGATCCTCTCCAGTCTCAGtaccaggtgaagctgctctgtctgctctacaCAGTGCTGATAGTGAAGAGTCTGGTGTACTGCTGTGGACTCTCTCTGCTGAGGATCCTCACAGACAACGGAGCATCCAGCAACTACTCACATGatgactga
- the LOC113171872 gene encoding uncharacterized protein LOC113171872, with translation MASSLSSHHIFWSDKQSSNEDWRCGSDDLSIRPPDDLRGGSDDLGIGPPGDLRGGSDDLGIGPPGDLRGGSDDLADQTETGAGSKKVLLDQSPGGFQDPTEFAAVLEAAVDCVNVCLCCLLLLQASGEQVLKPVVSVYPAASRDHLEGKSSLLCVASDMFPPLVQFSWKIQKKKKEDGSWDESSPTEGEQLELRESGRSASILLLHQPQNSTYKYRCEVKHEGGTVEAQTQQELPAPAASCPPEREPADLAALQQADLVPLDPLQSQYQVKLLCLLYTVLIVKSLVYCCGLSLLRILTHNGASSNYSHDD, from the exons ATGGCGTcttcattgtcatcccaccacataTTCTGgagtgacaaacaaagttcgaACGAAGACTGGCGATGTGGCAGCGACGACCTCAGCATCAGGCCGCCTGATGACTTGAGAGGTGGAAGCGACGACCTCGGCATCGGGCCGCCTGGTGACTTGAGAGGTGGAAGCGACGACCTCGGCATCGGGCCGCCTGGTGACTTGAGAGGTGGAAGCGACGACCTCGCCGACCAGACTGAAACCGGggccggatcc AAGAAAGTTCTACTGGATCAGAGTCCAGGTGGTTTCCAGGATCCCACTGAatttgctgcagtgctggaagctgctgttgactgtgtgaatgtgtgtctgtgctgcttgttgctgcttCAAGCTTCAGGTGAGCAGGTGCTGAAGCCCGTGGTGAGCGTGTacccagcagcatccagagaCCACCTGGAGGGGAAGagctccctgctgtgtgtggcctcagacatgtttcctcctctggtcCAGTTCTCCTGGAAaatccagaagaagaagaaggaggacgGCTCATGGGACGAGTCGAGCCCTACTGAGGGAGAGCAGCTGGAGCTCCGAGAGTCGGGACGCAGCGCCTCCATCTTGCTGCTCCATCagccacagaacagcacatATAAATACCGCTGTGAGGTGAAGCATGAAGGGGGGACAGTGGAGGCCCAAACACAACAAG agcttccagctccagcagcctcctgtcctccagagagagagccagcagacctggcagctctgcagcaaGCTGACT tggttcCCCTGGATCCTCTCCAGTCTCAGtaccaggtgaagctgctctgtctgctctacaCAGTGCTGATAGTGAAGAGTCTGGTGTACTGCTGTGGACTCTCTCTGCTGAGGATCCTCACACATAACGGAGCATCCAGCAACTACTCACATGatgactga